A stretch of the Proteus sp. ZN5 genome encodes the following:
- a CDS encoding translocation/assembly module TamB domain-containing protein, translated as MKKWLKWIALTLLIIILLTFGAVAWILGTQSGLHFAINSAARWVPGLVIKDVSGGWQDLRLTGVEYQMPGVDVNVGELSLGLRLACLTDKQVCVDTLGTRDVVVNVDTSAFPPSEETPPSEPLTELNAPLPIYLNSLSLENTHVKIDDMAISLGEFKTGAQWEGRQVTLNPTIINDLLVALPKTPEEGSVEATAQDVKEIATAKPQTEPTTQEEKEQALAETIKAIFAKPLLAELPEIIIPVDINIEGIEGKQLQVSGDTPVTINQLLFEAKTQGKQVNLTKLNIDTPEGEVSLNGGITLDKQWPVNLDVNATVRDVAGLEDFKDQRATLSLQGALLEELKLALSLTGTVTATLDAQAELAKPHLPLKLTLESQKVRWPLTGDIQYQLNDTRLRLNGQTDNYDLSLRSDIEGQEIPPAKLMLDAKGNEEKIELTRLRLAALQGHADITGVADWSKAISWNALLTISGINTAKQYPDMPAKLDGRIATTGSLYGGSWQLRVPEITLDGNIKNNLIKARGNAYGNDSGQWNIPQLKLILGKNNLDIEGHLGDKWALDANINAPGLNGLVPGLAGVIKGKVNIRGDINTPKIIADINAHGIKWQDQIGVESILIKGDVQADKEIGGKLAITARQLKQADLVIRNLTLDAAGTEKQHKLTLKMDGEPVSGGLTLAGSFDKEKQQWKGMLNNTAFDTPVGEWRLNKAMALNLLAEKQEVTIGSHCWVNPNAQVCVPKAITVGESGSAAITLTRFDLAMIKPFLPPETSVRGVFTGDATAIWNSKGELPKASVNLKGQGVAVKQNIEGTILPIDFDAITLNAGVNNGKATLQWLISIAGNGDIKGNVHVADLEKKRQLSGTVDIDNLTLDLIKPFLGKGEIAEGRVGAQLRLGGNAQSPLLFGQFGINQLKVVGHWIPFDITKGNVDVQFNGATSDLSGRIETPEGYLNLTGNADWRKLDEWRAVVAANGNKLRVSLPPMVRIDVNPALVFEAGPHLLKLDGRIDIPWARIVVQELPESAVSASSDEVMLDKNLQPIAPKETSIPIQSNLAINIGDDVTLDAFGLKARLTGALKVNQNKQGLGLNGQVDIPRGQFKAYGQDLQVRKGQILFSGPVDQPYLNIEAIRNPENTANNVIAGVRVTGLADKPKVEIFSEPAFTQQEALSYLLRGEGLDKSGDADSSQMTAMLIGLGVGQSGQLVGRIGETFGVSDLALDTQGVGDNSQVVVSGKITNDLQVKYGVGIFDSLATLTLRYRLMPRLYLQAVSGMNQAIDLLYQFEF; from the coding sequence ATAAAAAAGTGGTTGAAATGGATTGCGCTAACACTCCTTATCATTATTTTGCTTACATTCGGTGCTGTCGCTTGGATTTTGGGAACACAATCGGGATTGCATTTTGCTATTAATAGCGCAGCTCGTTGGGTTCCTGGCTTAGTTATCAAAGATGTTAGTGGTGGCTGGCAAGATCTGCGTTTAACGGGTGTTGAATATCAAATGCCCGGAGTTGACGTGAACGTGGGTGAATTATCATTAGGATTACGTTTAGCGTGCTTGACGGATAAACAAGTTTGCGTCGATACATTAGGTACACGAGATGTTGTTGTTAATGTTGATACTAGCGCTTTCCCTCCTTCTGAAGAAACACCTCCATCAGAGCCTCTAACAGAGCTTAATGCGCCATTACCTATCTATTTAAATTCACTCTCATTAGAAAATACGCATGTAAAAATTGACGATATGGCAATCTCGTTAGGCGAATTTAAAACGGGTGCGCAGTGGGAAGGTCGCCAAGTTACATTAAATCCAACAATTATTAATGATTTGCTGGTGGCATTACCAAAGACACCAGAAGAAGGGAGTGTTGAAGCAACGGCTCAAGATGTAAAAGAAATTGCAACTGCAAAACCTCAAACTGAGCCCACAACACAAGAAGAAAAAGAACAGGCATTAGCCGAGACAATTAAAGCGATTTTTGCTAAACCATTATTAGCCGAATTACCTGAAATTATTATTCCCGTTGATATTAATATTGAAGGAATTGAAGGTAAGCAATTACAGGTCAGTGGTGATACACCTGTTACGATTAACCAATTATTGTTTGAAGCAAAGACTCAAGGTAAGCAGGTTAATCTCACTAAATTAAATATTGATACACCAGAAGGTGAAGTGAGTTTAAATGGGGGAATTACCCTAGATAAACAGTGGCCTGTTAATTTAGATGTGAATGCGACTGTCCGTGATGTCGCAGGGCTTGAAGATTTTAAAGATCAAAGAGCGACGCTTTCTTTGCAAGGAGCATTACTGGAAGAGCTTAAATTAGCACTTTCTTTAACAGGAACAGTTACAGCAACTTTGGATGCTCAAGCTGAACTGGCAAAACCACACCTTCCTTTAAAACTGACTCTTGAAAGCCAAAAAGTTCGTTGGCCATTAACAGGCGATATACAGTATCAACTTAACGATACTCGATTACGCTTAAATGGTCAGACAGATAACTATGATCTCTCATTACGCTCTGATATTGAAGGTCAGGAGATCCCGCCAGCCAAATTAATGCTGGATGCAAAAGGGAATGAAGAGAAAATAGAGCTGACGCGTTTACGTTTAGCTGCCTTACAAGGTCATGCTGATATCACGGGTGTTGCTGATTGGAGTAAGGCAATTAGCTGGAATGCATTGCTCACTATTTCAGGAATTAATACGGCAAAACAGTACCCTGATATGCCGGCAAAATTAGATGGACGCATTGCCACAACAGGTAGTTTATATGGCGGAAGTTGGCAATTACGTGTTCCTGAAATCACCTTAGATGGAAATATCAAAAATAATCTTATCAAAGCGAGAGGTAATGCTTACGGTAATGATTCTGGCCAATGGAATATTCCTCAGTTAAAACTGATCTTGGGGAAAAATAACCTCGATATTGAAGGGCATTTAGGTGATAAATGGGCATTAGATGCCAATATTAATGCACCGGGATTAAATGGTTTAGTACCTGGATTAGCGGGTGTTATTAAAGGCAAAGTTAATATTCGTGGTGATATTAATACACCTAAGATTATTGCTGATATCAATGCTCATGGCATTAAATGGCAAGATCAAATCGGTGTTGAATCCATCCTTATTAAAGGCGATGTTCAAGCGGATAAAGAAATTGGTGGCAAACTCGCTATTACTGCTCGTCAGTTAAAACAAGCTGATTTAGTTATTCGTAATTTAACGTTGGATGCTGCTGGTACAGAAAAACAGCATAAATTGACGCTAAAAATGGATGGTGAGCCTGTTTCTGGTGGACTGACATTAGCGGGTTCATTCGATAAAGAGAAACAGCAATGGAAAGGAATGCTTAATAATACGGCATTTGATACCCCAGTGGGTGAATGGCGTTTAAATAAAGCCATGGCGTTGAATTTGTTGGCAGAAAAGCAAGAAGTCACCATTGGCTCTCACTGTTGGGTAAACCCAAATGCACAAGTTTGTGTTCCTAAAGCGATAACTGTGGGTGAAAGCGGATCTGCGGCAATTACATTGACGCGTTTTGATCTCGCTATGATCAAACCTTTCTTACCACCAGAGACTTCTGTTCGAGGTGTATTTACTGGCGATGCCACAGCAATATGGAACTCAAAAGGCGAATTACCGAAAGCATCGGTAAATCTAAAAGGGCAAGGTGTTGCAGTAAAACAGAATATCGAAGGTACTATTTTACCGATTGATTTTGATGCTATTACCTTAAATGCAGGCGTTAACAACGGTAAAGCGACATTACAATGGCTGATTAGTATTGCGGGTAATGGTGATATTAAAGGGAATGTGCATGTTGCGGATCTTGAGAAGAAACGCCAATTATCAGGTACGGTGGATATTGATAATCTGACATTAGATTTAATCAAACCATTCTTAGGTAAAGGTGAAATAGCTGAAGGTCGTGTTGGTGCGCAATTACGTTTAGGCGGAAATGCACAATCGCCACTGCTATTTGGTCAATTTGGTATCAATCAATTAAAAGTAGTTGGGCACTGGATCCCGTTTGATATTACGAAAGGGAATGTTGATGTTCAATTCAATGGTGCGACGTCCGATTTAAGCGGTAGAATCGAAACTCCAGAAGGTTACTTAAATCTTACTGGTAATGCCGATTGGCGTAAGTTAGATGAATGGCGCGCAGTGGTGGCCGCTAATGGTAATAAACTAAGGGTGTCATTACCGCCAATGGTGCGTATTGATGTTAATCCTGCTCTCGTCTTTGAGGCAGGTCCTCATTTACTGAAATTAGATGGCCGTATTGATATCCCTTGGGCTCGTATTGTGGTTCAAGAGTTGCCGGAGTCGGCGGTATCGGCATCTTCAGATGAAGTGATGCTGGATAAAAACTTACAGCCTATAGCGCCAAAAGAGACATCGATTCCAATTCAAAGCAATTTAGCGATTAATATTGGTGATGATGTGACACTGGACGCATTTGGTCTTAAAGCCAGATTGACGGGAGCACTTAAAGTAAATCAGAATAAACAAGGACTAGGTTTAAATGGGCAAGTTGATATTCCACGTGGGCAATTCAAAGCTTATGGGCAAGATCTACAAGTCCGTAAGGGACAAATCTTGTTCTCAGGGCCAGTTGATCAACCTTACTTAAATATTGAAGCTATTCGTAATCCTGAAAATACGGCAAATAATGTGATTGCTGGCGTCAGGGTGACTGGGCTTGCAGATAAACCTAAAGTTGAAATTTTCTCTGAACCCGCTTTTACACAGCAAGAAGCGTTATCCTACTTGCTAAGAGGTGAAGGGTTAGATAAAAGTGGTGATGCGGATTCATCACAAATGACGGCAATGCTGATAGGATTAGGCGTTGGTCAAAGTGGTCAGCTTGTAGGACGTATTGGTGAAACCTTTGGTGTTTCTGATTTAGCGCTTGATACACAAGGTGTGGGGGATAACTCACAAGTTGTGGTCAGCGGTAAGATCACAAACGATCTACAAGTGAAGTATGGAGTGGGTATATTTGATTCGCTAGCGACGTTAACCTTACGTTATCGCTTGATGCCCAGGTTGTATTTACAAGCAGTGTCTGGTATGAATCAGGCAATAGATCTGCTTTATCAATTTGAGTTTTAA
- a CDS encoding autotransporter assembly complex family protein: MPRYSVIYVLCLSFIAPVAYGANLRLKVEGLEGQLEKNARVQLSNITTEEVAPDGRFRARVEKAIQEGLRPLGYYQPKVTFSYEENTPPARSVLTAKVEPGIPILLKGVDVVLEGGAKTDSQYAKVIKENTPPLDSVLNHADYEKLKGSLTGLAIRRGYFDAEMQKSQLGVSLDNHASYWDFVFDSGERYRFGKVNYTGSQIREDYLQNIVPFKEGQYYASEDLAEFNRRLAATGWFNSAVVTPDIAKARADGSHLLPMSAVVTPRSRNYVELGGGYATDVGPRLNMQWDKPWMNSRGHSLTSNISVSQPEQSIGANYKIPLKVNPLEQYYGVQGGFKRTDLNDTRSDTTTLNVSRNWDMSTGWQYSVNTRWSLSHFTQGEVTNTTMLLYPGVTASRVRQRGGMMPSWGDSQRYTLDYSNKIWGSDVEFAAFQAQHVWIRTPWDGHRFVVRGNFGWIETNAFEQVPPELRFFAGGDRSVRGFKYQSISPEDNKGNLTGASRMLVGSLEYQYNITGNWWSAVFIDSGEAVNDFTRSDFKTGAGAGVRWASPVGPIKFDLALPVSDVDKRRLQFYIGLGAEL; the protein is encoded by the coding sequence GTGCCGAGATACTCCGTTATCTACGTTCTCTGTCTGTCTTTTATCGCGCCTGTTGCCTATGGGGCAAATTTGCGTTTAAAAGTAGAAGGTTTAGAAGGGCAGCTCGAAAAAAATGCGCGAGTCCAGCTATCAAACATTACAACAGAAGAAGTTGCACCTGACGGGCGTTTTCGTGCGCGTGTTGAAAAGGCAATTCAAGAAGGACTTCGCCCTTTAGGTTATTATCAGCCCAAAGTGACATTTTCTTATGAAGAAAATACACCGCCTGCACGATCTGTATTAACCGCTAAAGTTGAACCGGGTATTCCGATTTTACTGAAAGGCGTTGATGTGGTTCTTGAAGGTGGCGCTAAAACAGATAGCCAATACGCAAAAGTCATTAAAGAAAATACACCTCCTCTTGATAGTGTTTTAAACCATGCAGATTATGAGAAACTCAAAGGATCATTAACAGGGCTTGCCATTCGCCGTGGTTATTTTGATGCAGAAATGCAAAAAAGCCAGTTGGGTGTCTCTTTAGATAATCATGCTTCATATTGGGATTTTGTTTTCGATAGTGGAGAACGCTATCGTTTTGGAAAAGTGAATTACACAGGCTCTCAAATCCGTGAAGACTATCTACAAAATATTGTTCCTTTTAAAGAGGGGCAATATTACGCCTCAGAAGATCTGGCTGAATTTAATCGCCGTTTAGCAGCAACAGGGTGGTTTAACTCTGCGGTTGTGACACCTGATATTGCTAAAGCACGCGCTGATGGCTCTCACTTGTTGCCGATGAGTGCAGTAGTAACACCTCGCTCTCGCAACTATGTTGAGCTTGGTGGGGGGTATGCTACCGATGTTGGCCCTCGCCTTAATATGCAGTGGGATAAGCCTTGGATGAACTCACGAGGTCATAGCTTAACCTCTAATATCAGTGTTTCTCAGCCTGAACAGTCTATTGGTGCCAATTATAAAATTCCACTTAAGGTCAATCCATTAGAGCAATACTATGGTGTTCAGGGCGGTTTTAAACGTACCGATCTGAATGACACCCGTTCTGATACCACAACGCTAAATGTGTCTCGTAACTGGGATATGTCAACAGGTTGGCAATACAGTGTGAATACACGTTGGAGCCTCAGCCACTTTACCCAAGGTGAAGTTACGAATACCACTATGTTGCTTTATCCGGGTGTTACAGCAAGTCGAGTTCGTCAACGAGGCGGTATGATGCCTTCTTGGGGGGATAGCCAACGTTATACATTAGATTATTCCAATAAAATATGGGGCTCTGATGTCGAGTTTGCTGCATTTCAAGCGCAACACGTTTGGATACGTACACCATGGGATGGACACCGTTTTGTGGTAAGAGGTAACTTTGGTTGGATTGAAACCAACGCGTTTGAGCAAGTACCGCCTGAATTACGTTTCTTTGCTGGTGGTGATAGAAGTGTTCGTGGTTTTAAATATCAAAGTATTTCACCAGAAGATAATAAAGGTAATTTAACGGGGGCATCAAGAATGCTAGTAGGATCGTTAGAATATCAATATAACATCACGGGTAACTGGTGGAGTGCTGTCTTTATTGATAGTGGTGAAGCGGTTAATGATTTTACGCGCAGTGATTTTAAAACAGGTGCGGGTGCAGGTGTTCGTTGGGCATCACCAGTTGGTCCAATTAAATTTGATTTAGCTTTACCTGTGAGTGACGTTGATAAACGTAGACTCCAGTTTTATATCGGGTTAGGAGCAGAGTTATGA
- the msrA gene encoding peptide-methionine (S)-S-oxide reductase MsrA — protein sequence MQHKAYQPENALRGTSTPLEISANHAVNGHSINDIPANMDIAYFAMGCFWGVERLFWQQQGVYSTSAGYSGGVTENPTYQQVCQGLTGHSEVVRVVFDPSVISYSQLLALFWENHNPSQGMRQGNDIGSQYRSAIYTVNEEQYEQAIESKKRYQQAMNTQGATETITTEIQPVGPFYFAEDYHQQYLYKNPQGYCGLGGIGICYPPEK from the coding sequence TTGCAACATAAAGCTTACCAACCAGAGAATGCCTTAAGGGGTACTTCGACACCATTAGAAATATCTGCTAATCATGCTGTAAATGGGCATTCTATTAATGATATTCCAGCTAATATGGACATTGCTTATTTTGCGATGGGCTGTTTTTGGGGGGTTGAACGTCTGTTTTGGCAACAACAAGGCGTTTACTCAACAAGTGCAGGTTATAGCGGTGGTGTAACAGAAAACCCAACTTACCAACAAGTTTGCCAAGGTTTAACAGGCCATAGTGAAGTGGTGAGAGTTGTTTTTGATCCCTCAGTGATTAGCTATTCACAACTTTTGGCTCTTTTTTGGGAAAATCACAATCCATCACAAGGTATGCGCCAAGGTAATGATATTGGCAGCCAATACCGTTCTGCCATTTACACTGTTAATGAAGAGCAATATGAGCAAGCTATTGAGTCTAAAAAACGTTATCAACAAGCGATGAATACTCAAGGCGCAACTGAAACAATCACCACCGAAATTCAGCCCGTGGGCCCTTTTTATTTTGCTGAAGATTACCACCAGCAATATTTATATAAAAACCCACAAGGTTATTGTGGATTAGGCGGGATAGGTATCTGCTATCCTCCTGAAAAGTAA
- a CDS encoding hemolysin family protein, translating into MLNSLLIVLLLCAISAFFSLSEISLAASRRIKLKQLVDEGNINAARVLKMQEMPGMFFTVVQIGLNAVAILAGIVGESAFSPSLKSFYLQFFEEPLAQQLGSICSFIIVTSMFILLADLTPKRIGMIKPEAIALRIVNPMRFCLAFFRPLVWLFNGMADLIFKLFKIPMVRNEDITSDDIFAIVEAGAVAGVLRKQEHELIENVFELESRTVPSAMTPREDVVYFDREETESDIKEKIATQPHSKFLVCEGDIDHIIGYVDSKELLNRVINGQSLNLNEGVHIRKALIIPDTLTLSDMLESFKTSGEDFAIILNEYAMVMGVITLNDVMTTLMGDLIGPGQEEQIVSRDEHSWLVEGGTPIDDVMRALDIDDFPDSSNYETIAGFMMYRLRKIPKRTDYVKFSGYKFEVVDIDNYKIDQLLVTKVDDIPPVKPILQEHVPVIQTTTEVDIKTNENKTVS; encoded by the coding sequence ATGCTTAATAGTTTACTCATTGTGCTTTTGCTTTGTGCTATCAGCGCCTTTTTTTCGCTGTCTGAAATCTCTCTTGCAGCTTCTCGTCGAATTAAACTCAAACAACTTGTTGATGAGGGCAATATTAACGCTGCGCGTGTATTAAAAATGCAAGAAATGCCAGGTATGTTTTTTACCGTTGTGCAAATTGGACTAAATGCCGTCGCTATCTTAGCGGGTATTGTCGGTGAATCTGCATTCTCTCCTTCGTTAAAAAGCTTTTACCTACAATTTTTTGAAGAGCCATTAGCGCAACAGCTTGGATCTATTTGCTCTTTTATTATTGTCACATCCATGTTTATTTTATTGGCTGACTTAACGCCAAAACGCATTGGTATGATAAAACCTGAAGCTATCGCATTAAGAATTGTGAACCCAATGCGTTTCTGCCTTGCCTTTTTCCGCCCTCTGGTTTGGTTATTTAATGGTATGGCAGATCTCATCTTCAAATTATTTAAAATCCCAATGGTAAGAAATGAAGATATTACTTCTGATGATATTTTTGCCATCGTAGAAGCTGGCGCTGTTGCTGGGGTTTTACGTAAACAAGAGCATGAACTGATAGAGAATGTTTTTGAATTAGAGTCACGTACCGTACCATCAGCAATGACTCCTCGAGAAGATGTGGTCTATTTTGATCGTGAAGAAACTGAAAGCGACATCAAAGAAAAAATTGCCACTCAACCTCACTCTAAGTTTCTCGTTTGTGAAGGTGATATCGACCATATTATTGGTTATGTTGATTCTAAAGAGTTACTTAATCGCGTTATTAACGGGCAAAGCTTAAATCTCAATGAAGGTGTTCATATCCGTAAAGCTTTGATTATTCCTGATACACTAACGCTTTCAGATATGTTGGAAAGCTTTAAAACATCCGGTGAAGACTTTGCCATCATCCTTAATGAATACGCGATGGTGATGGGTGTTATTACACTAAATGATGTGATGACAACTTTAATGGGCGATTTAATTGGACCGGGGCAAGAAGAGCAAATTGTGAGTCGTGATGAGCACTCATGGTTAGTTGAAGGTGGTACACCAATTGATGATGTAATGCGTGCACTTGATATCGACGATTTCCCAGATTCAAGTAACTATGAAACCATCGCAGGTTTTATGATGTATCGCTTACGTAAAATTCCCAAACGCACTGATTATGTAAAGTTTTCAGGATACAAATTTGAAGTTGTCGATATTGATAATTACAAAATAGATCAATTACTTGTGACAAAAGTTGATGATATTCCACCTGTTAAGCCTATTTTACAAGAACATGTTCCTGTTATACAGACAACAACAGAAGTCGATATCAAGACAAATGAGAATAAAACGGTAAGCTAA
- a CDS encoding DUF1107 domain-containing protein — protein sequence MKIFNRYNPEKIALYVKTLFRGRFYIKGMGAFEFDYGKILLPKIRDKLHFNVMSEVNQQVVLLKAEMG from the coding sequence ATGAAAATCTTCAATCGCTATAACCCTGAAAAAATTGCTCTCTACGTTAAGACATTATTTCGTGGACGGTTTTACATCAAAGGAATGGGTGCATTTGAATTCGATTACGGTAAAATTTTATTACCTAAAATAAGAGATAAGCTACATTTTAATGTCATGAGTGAAGTGAACCAGCAGGTCGTTTTACTAAAAGCAGAAATGGGCTAA
- a CDS encoding YtfJ family protein has protein sequence MHKITLAALLLSTSTWAFAHNITENTVLPAVTINDKGELLYDTTKDKFSYQNWNSGLLSGKVRTVQHIAGRSKAKEMNAPFIEAVKLAKFPHSSYQTTTIINTDDAVFGTGPFVRGSVEDSKKEFPWSQFIVDADGVALKGWGLEKESSAIVVLDKQGKVRFVKEGVLSGAEITTAINLINDLIKE, from the coding sequence ATGCACAAAATAACCTTAGCTGCTCTTTTACTCAGCACATCCACATGGGCATTTGCACATAACATCACTGAAAATACAGTACTTCCCGCTGTCACAATCAATGACAAAGGTGAGCTACTTTATGACACAACCAAAGATAAGTTTAGCTACCAAAATTGGAATAGTGGTCTGCTCAGTGGAAAAGTACGTACTGTTCAGCATATAGCAGGACGTAGCAAAGCTAAGGAGATGAATGCGCCGTTTATTGAAGCCGTAAAACTGGCTAAATTCCCACATAGCAGTTATCAAACTACAACAATTATTAATACTGATGATGCAGTGTTTGGTACAGGCCCATTTGTTCGTGGCAGTGTTGAAGACAGTAAAAAAGAATTTCCTTGGTCACAATTTATTGTTGATGCTGATGGTGTAGCATTAAAAGGCTGGGGATTAGAAAAAGAGAGTTCAGCTATTGTTGTTTTAGATAAACAAGGCAAAGTTCGTTTCGTCAAAGAAGGTGTATTAAGTGGTGCAGAAATCACGACTGCAATCAATCTTATCAACGATTTAATTAAAGAATAA
- the cysQ gene encoding 3'(2'),5'-bisphosphate nucleotidase CysQ translates to MLEQVSKLARQAGTAIMQIYQQSEPIQVQEKSDNSPVTEADLAAHQVIKQGLASIAPDIPQLSEEDPPEWEVRRHWDRYWLIDPLDGTKEFISKNGEFTVNIALIEKGIPVLGVVYAPVQNVLYAAANKQAWKEVCGQRLPIHASRAEPPVIVISRSHQDDELKEYLSQLGAHQTVAVGSSLKFCLVAEGKAQLYPRFGPTHTWDTAAGHAIAVAAGAHVTDWKGVTLDYSPKESLINPGFRVSIF, encoded by the coding sequence ATGTTAGAACAAGTCAGCAAATTAGCTCGCCAAGCAGGTACGGCGATAATGCAGATTTATCAGCAATCAGAGCCTATCCAAGTACAGGAAAAAAGTGATAATTCACCTGTTACAGAGGCTGATTTGGCTGCTCACCAAGTTATCAAACAAGGACTTGCTTCTATTGCTCCAGATATACCTCAATTATCTGAAGAAGATCCCCCTGAATGGGAAGTGCGTCGCCATTGGGATCGTTATTGGCTGATTGACCCTCTAGATGGAACTAAAGAATTTATCAGTAAGAATGGTGAGTTTACGGTAAATATCGCTTTAATTGAAAAGGGTATTCCTGTTTTAGGGGTTGTCTATGCCCCTGTTCAAAATGTGTTATATGCAGCGGCAAATAAACAGGCGTGGAAAGAAGTGTGTGGACAACGATTACCTATTCATGCAAGTCGTGCGGAGCCTCCCGTGATTGTGATTAGTCGTTCTCATCAAGATGATGAATTAAAAGAATACCTCTCACAACTTGGCGCACATCAAACCGTTGCTGTTGGTTCATCTTTGAAGTTTTGTTTAGTCGCTGAAGGTAAAGCACAGCTTTATCCTCGCTTTGGGCCTACACATACATGGGATACCGCGGCAGGTCATGCTATTGCGGTTGCGGCGGGCGCACATGTTACTGATTGGAAAGGAGTAACGCTAGATTATTCCCCAAAAGAGTCGCTGATAAATCCAGGATTTAGAGTTTCTATCTTTTAG
- a CDS encoding peptidylprolyl isomerase → MSKPSFDSIESQASYGIGLQVGQQLTESGLQGLEPAALLAGLTDALEGNAPSVPVETLHNALRTMHERAEAVRQERQAELADAGKIFLEENVKNEGVQVTESGLQYKVLTAGEGAIPARTDHVRVHYTGRLIDGTVFDSSVQRGQPAEFPVNGVIAGWIEALTLMPVGSKWELYIPYQLAYGERGAGAAIPPFATLVFEVELLEIL, encoded by the coding sequence ATGTCAAAACCATCATTTGATTCTATCGAATCACAGGCAAGTTACGGTATTGGTCTGCAAGTCGGTCAACAACTGACTGAATCAGGTCTTCAAGGATTAGAGCCCGCAGCACTGTTAGCTGGCTTGACCGATGCATTAGAAGGTAATGCGCCTTCTGTACCTGTTGAAACATTACACAATGCCTTACGTACTATGCACGAGCGTGCTGAAGCTGTTCGCCAAGAACGCCAAGCAGAGCTGGCTGATGCTGGTAAAATCTTCTTAGAAGAAAATGTGAAAAATGAGGGCGTTCAAGTTACAGAATCTGGCTTACAGTACAAAGTACTGACTGCGGGTGAAGGCGCAATTCCAGCGCGTACTGATCATGTTCGTGTTCACTACACTGGTCGTTTAATTGATGGCACTGTGTTTGATAGCTCAGTTCAACGTGGTCAACCTGCTGAATTCCCAGTAAATGGTGTTATTGCAGGCTGGATTGAAGCATTAACATTAATGCCAGTAGGTTCAAAATGGGAATTATATATTCCTTACCAATTAGCTTATGGCGAACGTGGAGCAGGTGCGGCTATTCCTCCATTCGCAACATTAGTATTTGAAGTAGAATTATTAGAAATTTTATAA